From Methylocystis sp. ATCC 49242, one genomic window encodes:
- the yidD gene encoding membrane protein insertion efficiency factor YidD — protein sequence MKDLPARAARALILVYRVTFSAFAGRTCRYAPTCSEYTDEAIARHGLWAGGWMGFARICRCRPGAGEGFDPVPEELRADASALTPWRYAHWRGPFRCEEVEADKG from the coding sequence ATGAAAGACCTCCCCGCTCGCGCCGCGCGCGCGCTGATCCTCGTCTACCGCGTCACCTTCTCGGCCTTCGCGGGGCGAACCTGCCGCTATGCGCCGACCTGCTCGGAATACACGGATGAAGCCATCGCAAGACATGGCTTGTGGGCGGGCGGCTGGATGGGCTTCGCCCGCATCTGCCGTTGCAGGCCGGGCGCGGGCGAGGGTTTCGATCCGGTGCCGGAGGAGTTGCGCGCGGACGCGAGCGCGCTCACGCCCTGGCGCTATGCCCACTGGCGCGGACCCTTCCGCTGCGAGGAAGTTGAAGCCGACAAGGGCTGA
- the rpoC gene encoding DNA-directed RNA polymerase subunit beta', with amino-acid sequence MNQQEVMNLFNPVVATQAFDQIQISIASPEKILSWSYGEIKKPETINYRTFKPERDGLFCARIFGPIKDYECLCGKYKRMKYKGVICEKCGVEVTLARVRRDRMGHISLAAPVAHIWFLKSLPSRIGLLLDMTLKDLERILYFESYIVIDPGLTPLKERQLLSEEEYLHAQDEYGQDTFTAMIGAEAIRRLLESMDLEGIAASLRQEIAEAKTELKPKKLAKRLKIIEAFIQSGNKPEWMILKEVPVIPPDLRPLVPLDGGRFATSDLNDLYRRVINRNNRLKRLIELRAPDIIIRNEKRMLQEAVDALFDNGRRGRVITGANKRPLKSLADMLKGKQGRFRQNLLGKRVDYSGRSVIVVGPELKLHQCGLPKKMALELFKPFIYSRLDAKGYSATVKQAKKLVEKEKPEVWDILDEVIREHPVLLNRAPTLHRLGIQAFEPVLIEGKAIQLHPLVCAAFNADFDGDQMAVHVPLSLEAQLEARVLMMSTNNILHPANGQPIIVPSQDIVLGLYYLTLERDGEPGQGMCFANQGEIEHALAAKAITLHTKIKGRGWTWDENGNRVSKIFDTTPGRMVLGQLLPKHVKIPFDVVNKLMTKKEISNMIDTVYRNCGQKETVIFCDRIMALGFREAFKAGISFGKDDMVVPETKERIVSETRAAAKEYEQQYNDGLITQGEKYNKVVDAWMKCTDKLAEEMMIRISSVKKDEHGRDMPINSIYMMSHSGARGSPQQMKQLAAMRGLMAKPSGEIIESPIISNFKEGLTVLEYFNSTHGARKGLADTALKTANSGYLTRRLVDVAQDSIISSTDCGSQNGIRMRAIIDAGQIVASLASRILGRTAAEDLKAQDGGVIVPAGEMIQEWHIEPINAAGIQEVKIRSVLTCEAKNGVCAKCYGRDLARGTPVNMGEAVGVIAAQSIGEPGTQLTMRTFHIGGAAQLADQSFIESNFEGTVHVRNRHVARNSDGDLIVMARNVAIVILGPDGAERAVNRIQYGARLKVDEGDKVKRGQRIAEWDPYTRPIISEIDGVIGFEDLVEGQSMSETVDESTGIAKRMVMDYRLNLRSASLKPSIVIKGPDGKVGKLARGGDARYLLPVDSIIAVEPGGTVKAGDIVARISVESAKTRDITGGLPRVAELFEARRPKDHAIIAEISGTVQFGRDYKNKQRITIVPAEEGAEPVEYLIPKGKHIHLQDGDVVEKGDYIVDGNPAPHDILAIKGVEELAAYLVNEIQEVYRLQGVNINDKHIEVIVRQMLQKVDIVDPGDTGFLEGEQVDHVELDEANAKAIENGGKPASGTPVLLGITKASLQTRSFFSAASFQETTRVLTEAAVNGKIDPLVGLKENVIVGRLIPAGTGAAMAKFRGIATGRDDLIIEQRAEAAEPAPALPPAE; translated from the coding sequence ATGAATCAGCAAGAGGTCATGAATCTCTTCAATCCGGTCGTGGCGACGCAGGCCTTCGACCAGATCCAGATTTCGATCGCGAGCCCGGAGAAAATCCTCTCCTGGTCCTACGGCGAAATCAAGAAGCCCGAAACGATCAACTACCGCACGTTCAAGCCGGAGCGCGACGGCCTGTTCTGCGCGCGCATCTTCGGTCCGATCAAGGACTACGAATGCTTGTGCGGCAAATACAAGCGCATGAAATACAAGGGCGTCATCTGCGAGAAGTGCGGCGTCGAAGTCACGCTGGCGCGCGTCCGCCGCGACCGCATGGGCCATATCTCGCTCGCGGCGCCCGTCGCGCATATCTGGTTTCTGAAGTCGCTGCCCTCGCGCATCGGCCTTCTGCTCGACATGACGCTGAAGGACCTAGAGCGCATCCTCTACTTCGAGTCCTATATCGTCATCGATCCGGGTCTGACGCCGCTCAAGGAGCGCCAGCTCCTGTCGGAGGAGGAATATCTCCACGCGCAGGACGAATATGGCCAGGACACCTTCACGGCCATGATCGGCGCCGAGGCGATCCGCCGCCTGCTCGAGTCCATGGACCTCGAGGGCATCGCCGCCTCGCTTCGCCAGGAGATCGCCGAGGCCAAGACGGAGCTCAAGCCCAAGAAGCTCGCCAAGCGCCTGAAGATCATCGAGGCCTTCATCCAGTCCGGCAACAAGCCGGAATGGATGATCCTGAAGGAGGTTCCGGTCATTCCGCCGGACCTGCGTCCGCTCGTGCCGCTCGACGGCGGCCGTTTCGCGACGTCCGACCTCAACGACCTCTACCGCCGCGTCATCAACCGCAACAATCGTCTCAAGCGGCTCATCGAACTGCGCGCGCCGGACATCATCATCCGCAACGAGAAGCGCATGCTTCAGGAGGCCGTCGACGCGCTGTTCGACAATGGCCGCCGCGGCCGCGTCATCACCGGCGCCAACAAGCGTCCGCTGAAGTCGCTCGCCGACATGCTGAAGGGCAAGCAGGGGCGCTTCCGCCAGAACCTGCTCGGCAAGCGCGTCGACTACTCCGGTCGTTCGGTCATCGTCGTCGGCCCGGAACTCAAGCTGCATCAGTGCGGCCTGCCGAAGAAGATGGCGCTGGAGCTGTTCAAGCCCTTCATCTATTCGCGCCTCGACGCGAAGGGCTATTCCGCGACCGTGAAGCAGGCGAAGAAGCTCGTCGAAAAGGAAAAGCCCGAGGTCTGGGACATCCTCGACGAGGTCATTCGCGAGCATCCGGTGCTGCTGAACCGCGCGCCGACGCTCCACCGTCTCGGCATTCAGGCCTTCGAGCCGGTGCTGATCGAGGGCAAGGCGATCCAGTTGCATCCGCTCGTCTGCGCGGCCTTCAACGCCGACTTCGACGGCGACCAGATGGCCGTGCACGTCCCGTTGTCGCTCGAAGCGCAGTTAGAGGCGCGCGTGCTGATGATGTCGACAAACAACATCCTGCATCCGGCCAATGGTCAGCCGATCATCGTGCCGTCGCAGGACATCGTTCTCGGCCTTTATTATCTCACCCTCGAGCGCGACGGCGAGCCCGGCCAGGGCATGTGCTTCGCCAATCAGGGCGAGATCGAGCATGCGCTCGCCGCCAAGGCGATCACGCTACACACCAAGATCAAGGGCCGCGGCTGGACCTGGGACGAGAACGGCAATCGCGTGTCGAAGATCTTCGACACCACGCCGGGCCGCATGGTGCTCGGACAATTGCTGCCCAAACACGTGAAGATTCCCTTCGACGTCGTCAACAAGCTGATGACCAAGAAGGAAATCTCCAACATGATCGACACCGTCTACCGCAACTGCGGTCAGAAGGAGACGGTCATCTTCTGCGACCGCATCATGGCGCTCGGCTTCCGCGAGGCCTTCAAGGCCGGCATCTCCTTCGGCAAGGACGACATGGTCGTGCCGGAAACGAAGGAGCGGATCGTCTCCGAGACGCGCGCCGCCGCGAAGGAATATGAGCAGCAGTACAACGACGGCCTCATCACCCAGGGTGAAAAATACAACAAGGTCGTCGACGCCTGGATGAAGTGCACGGACAAGCTCGCCGAGGAGATGATGATCCGCATCTCGTCGGTGAAGAAGGACGAGCACGGCCGCGACATGCCGATCAACTCGATCTACATGATGTCGCATTCCGGCGCTCGCGGTTCGCCGCAGCAGATGAAGCAGCTCGCCGCAATGCGCGGTCTGATGGCCAAGCCCTCAGGCGAGATCATCGAGAGCCCGATCATCTCGAACTTCAAGGAAGGCCTGACGGTTCTCGAATACTTCAACTCCACCCACGGCGCCCGCAAGGGCCTCGCGGACACGGCGTTGAAGACCGCGAACTCCGGCTACCTTACCCGCCGTCTCGTCGACGTCGCGCAGGATTCGATCATCTCGTCGACGGATTGCGGTTCCCAGAACGGCATCCGCATGCGCGCGATCATCGACGCCGGCCAGATCGTCGCCTCCCTCGCCTCGCGCATTCTCGGCCGCACCGCGGCCGAGGATCTCAAGGCGCAGGATGGCGGCGTGATCGTTCCGGCGGGCGAGATGATCCAGGAGTGGCACATCGAGCCGATCAACGCCGCCGGCATCCAGGAGGTGAAGATCCGCTCGGTCCTCACCTGCGAGGCCAAGAACGGCGTCTGCGCCAAGTGCTATGGCCGCGACCTCGCGCGCGGCACGCCCGTCAACATGGGCGAGGCCGTCGGCGTCATCGCGGCGCAGTCGATCGGGGAGCCCGGCACTCAGCTCACCATGCGCACGTTCCACATTGGCGGCGCCGCGCAGCTTGCGGACCAGTCGTTCATCGAGTCCAACTTCGAGGGCACGGTGCATGTGCGCAACCGCCATGTCGCCCGCAACTCGGATGGCGACCTGATCGTCATGGCGCGCAACGTCGCCATCGTGATCCTCGGCCCTGACGGAGCCGAGCGCGCGGTCAACCGTATCCAGTACGGCGCCCGCCTGAAGGTCGATGAAGGCGACAAGGTCAAGCGCGGCCAGCGCATCGCCGAGTGGGACCCCTATACGCGTCCCATCATCAGCGAGATCGACGGCGTCATCGGCTTCGAGGATCTGGTCGAGGGCCAGTCGATGTCGGAGACGGTTGACGAGTCGACCGGCATCGCCAAGCGCATGGTCATGGACTACCGCCTCAACCTGCGCTCGGCGAGCCTAAAGCCCTCGATCGTCATCAAGGGGCCGGACGGCAAGGTCGGGAAACTCGCCCGCGGCGGCGACGCGCGTTACCTGCTGCCCGTCGACTCGATCATCGCGGTCGAGCCCGGCGGAACCGTGAAGGCGGGCGACATCGTCGCGCGTATTTCGGTGGAGAGCGCCAAGACCCGCGACATCACCGGCGGTCTGCCGCGCGTCGCGGAACTGTTCGAGGCGCGCCGTCCGAAGGATCACGCGATCATCGCGGAGATCTCCGGCACGGTGCAGTTCGGGCGCGACTACAAGAACAAGCAGCGCATCACCATCGTTCCTGCCGAGGAAGGCGCCGAGCCCGTCGAATATCTGATCCCGAAGGGCAAGCACATTCACCTTCAGGACGGCGACGTCGTCGAAAAGGGCGACTATATCGTCGACGGCAACCCGGCGCCGCACGACATTCTGGCGATCAAGGGCGTGGAGGAGCTTGCGGCCTACCTCGTCAACGAGATCCAGGAGGTCTACCGACTGCAGGGCGTCAACATCAACGACAAGCACATCGAAGTGATCGTGCGTCAGATGTTGCAGAAGGTCGATATCGTCGATCCGGGCGACACCGGCTTCCTCGAGGGCGAGCAGGTGGATCACGTCGAACTCGACGAAGCGAACGCCAAGGCGATCGAGAACGGCGGCAAGCCCGCCTCCGGCACGCCGGTGCTGCTCGGCATCACCAAGGCGTCGCTGCAGACGCGTTCGTTCTTCTCCGCCGCCTCCTTCCAGGAGACCACCCGCGTCCTCACCGAGGCTGCGGTCAACGGCAAGATCGATCCGCTGGTCGGCCTCAAGGAGAACGTCATCGTCGGCCGCCTCATCCCGGCTGGCACGGGCGCGGCGATGGCCAAGTTTCGCGGCATCGCCACGGGTCGCGACGATCTCATCATCGAGCAGCGCGCCGAGGCCGCCGAGCCGGCTCCTGCCCTGCCCCCGGCGGAATAA
- the rpoB gene encoding DNA-directed RNA polymerase subunit beta, translated as MAQTSARKFTGRKRTRKFFGHIREAAAMPNLIEVQKASYDQFLLVDEPKGGRPDEGLQSVFKSVFPISDFSQVALLEFVRYEFEQPKYDVDECRQRGMTFAAPLKVTLRLIVFDVDPDTQAKSVKDIKEQDVYMGDMPFMTSNGTFIVNGTERVIVSQMHRSPGVFFDHDKGKSHSSGKLLFAARIIPYRGSWLDIEFDAKDIVYARIDRRRKIPVTSLLFALGLDGEEILTTFYKTITYTADGENWRMPFDAERLKGLKAVADMIDADTGDVILEAGKKLAVRAARQLADKGVKAIRVSAEDLYGQYLAQDLYDPKTGEIFAEAGDEITAKTLPLLLEKGFDELPILDIDHINVGPYIRNTLAVDKNSNREEALFDIYRVMRPGEPPTMDTAEAMFHSLFFDAERYDLSAVGRVKMNMRLDLDAPDTTRTLRREDILAVVKALVDLRDGRGEIDDIDHLGNRRVRSVGELMENQYRLGLLRMERAIKERMSSVDIDTVMPQDLINAKPAAAAVREFFGSSQLSQFMDQTNPLSEITHKRRLSALGPGGLTRERAGFEVRDVHPTHYGRICPIETPEGPNIGLINSLATFARVNKYGFIEAPYRRVRDGKVTNEVAYLSAMEEAKYHVAQANAPIDADGNLTEDLVLCRHAGDVMLVPREKVDAMDVSPKQLVSVAAALIPFLENDDANRALMGSNMQRQAVPLVKADAPLVGTGMEAVVAADSGAAISARRTGVVDQIDATRIVIRATEELDPAKPGVDIYRLMKFQRSNQSTCINQKPLVRVGDIVKKGDIIADGPSTDLGDLALGRNVLVAFMPWNGYNFEDSILLNERIVKEDVFTSIHIDEFEVMARDTKLGPEEITRDIPNVSEETLKNLDEAGIVYIGAEVQAGDILVGKITPKGESPMTPEEKLLRAIFGEKASDVRDTSLRVPPGVQGTIVEVRVFNRHGVEKDERAQAIEREEIERLAKDRDDELAILDRNVYARLSETLIGKKAIAGPKSFKKEQVLTQAILDEYPRSQWWTFVIEDDALMSSIEAVRKQYDESKKGLENRFLDKVEKLQRGDELPPGVMKMVKVFVAVKRKIQPGDKMAGRHGNKGVVSRIVPQEDMPFLEDGTPVDIVLNPLGVPSRMNVGQILETHLGWACAGLGKQVGKAVDAYMKSRDTTPIRAALKDVYGPDEEIDNLDETTLVEIGKDLKRGVPIATPVFDGAREKDIVDMLTKAGLSSSGQVTLFDGRTGEAFDRKVTVGYIYMLKLHHLVDDKIHARSIGPYSLVTQQPLGGKAQFGGQRFGEMEVWALEAYGAAYTLQEMLTVKSDDVAGRTKVYESIVRGDDTFESGIPESFNVLIKEMRSLALNVELTNAEPPEGHEEIEPSAPTAEAAE; from the coding sequence ATGGCTCAGACGTCGGCCCGCAAGTTCACCGGTCGCAAACGCACCCGCAAGTTCTTCGGACATATTCGCGAAGCTGCGGCGATGCCCAATCTGATCGAGGTGCAGAAGGCCTCTTACGATCAATTTCTTCTTGTCGACGAGCCCAAGGGCGGACGCCCCGACGAAGGGCTCCAGTCCGTTTTCAAGTCCGTTTTCCCGATCTCCGACTTCTCGCAGGTCGCGCTGCTGGAATTCGTCCGCTACGAATTCGAGCAACCGAAATATGACGTTGACGAATGCCGCCAGCGCGGCATGACCTTCGCCGCGCCGCTGAAGGTGACGCTGCGCCTCATCGTGTTCGACGTCGATCCCGACACGCAGGCGAAGTCGGTAAAGGACATCAAGGAGCAGGACGTCTACATGGGCGACATGCCCTTCATGACGTCGAACGGCACCTTTATCGTCAACGGCACCGAGCGCGTCATCGTCTCGCAGATGCATCGCTCGCCGGGCGTGTTCTTCGATCACGACAAGGGCAAGAGCCATTCCTCCGGCAAGCTGCTCTTCGCCGCCCGCATCATTCCCTATCGCGGCTCCTGGCTCGACATCGAGTTCGACGCCAAGGACATCGTCTATGCGCGCATCGACCGCCGCCGCAAGATTCCGGTGACGTCGCTGCTCTTCGCGCTCGGCCTCGACGGCGAAGAAATCCTCACGACCTTTTACAAGACCATCACCTACACGGCCGACGGCGAGAACTGGCGCATGCCCTTCGACGCCGAGCGCCTTAAGGGCTTGAAGGCGGTCGCCGACATGATCGACGCCGATACGGGCGACGTCATCCTCGAAGCGGGCAAGAAGCTCGCCGTGCGCGCCGCGCGCCAACTCGCCGATAAGGGCGTGAAGGCGATCCGCGTCTCTGCGGAAGACCTCTACGGTCAGTATCTCGCGCAGGACCTCTATGACCCCAAAACCGGCGAAATCTTCGCCGAGGCGGGCGACGAGATCACCGCGAAGACGCTGCCGCTGCTGCTGGAAAAGGGCTTCGACGAGCTGCCGATCCTCGACATCGACCACATCAACGTCGGCCCCTATATCCGCAACACGCTCGCGGTGGACAAGAACTCGAACCGCGAGGAAGCGCTGTTCGACATCTATCGCGTGATGCGTCCGGGCGAGCCGCCGACGATGGACACGGCGGAAGCCATGTTCCATTCGCTGTTCTTCGACGCCGAACGCTATGACCTCTCGGCCGTCGGCCGCGTGAAGATGAACATGCGCCTCGATCTCGACGCGCCCGACACCACGCGCACGCTGCGCCGCGAGGATATTCTCGCGGTCGTGAAGGCGCTCGTCGATCTGCGCGATGGCCGCGGCGAAATCGACGACATCGACCATCTCGGCAACCGCCGCGTCCGCTCGGTCGGCGAGCTGATGGAAAATCAGTATCGCCTCGGCCTGTTGCGCATGGAGCGCGCCATCAAGGAGCGCATGTCCTCGGTCGACATCGACACGGTCATGCCGCAGGACCTCATCAACGCGAAACCCGCCGCCGCGGCGGTGCGGGAGTTCTTCGGCTCGTCGCAGCTCTCGCAGTTCATGGACCAGACCAATCCGCTGTCCGAGATCACGCACAAGCGTCGTCTCTCGGCGCTGGGTCCGGGCGGTCTGACGCGCGAGCGCGCCGGCTTCGAGGTGCGCGACGTGCACCCGACGCATTATGGCCGCATCTGCCCGATCGAGACGCCGGAAGGTCCGAACATCGGCCTGATCAACTCGCTCGCGACCTTCGCGCGCGTCAATAAATACGGCTTCATCGAAGCGCCCTACCGCCGCGTCCGCGACGGCAAGGTGACGAATGAAGTCGCCTATCTCTCCGCGATGGAAGAGGCGAAGTACCACGTCGCCCAGGCCAATGCGCCCATCGACGCCGACGGCAATCTGACGGAAGACCTCGTGCTCTGCCGTCACGCCGGCGACGTCATGCTTGTCCCGCGCGAAAAAGTCGACGCGATGGACGTGTCGCCCAAGCAGCTCGTCTCGGTCGCCGCGGCGCTCATCCCGTTCCTCGAGAACGACGACGCCAACCGCGCGCTCATGGGCTCGAACATGCAGCGTCAGGCCGTGCCGCTGGTGAAGGCGGACGCGCCGCTCGTCGGCACGGGCATGGAGGCTGTCGTCGCCGCCGACTCCGGCGCCGCCATCTCGGCGCGCCGCACCGGCGTCGTCGACCAGATCGACGCGACCCGTATCGTCATCCGCGCGACGGAAGAGCTCGATCCGGCCAAGCCCGGCGTCGACATCTACCGACTGATGAAGTTCCAGCGCTCGAACCAGTCGACCTGCATCAACCAGAAGCCGCTCGTTCGCGTCGGCGACATCGTCAAGAAGGGCGACATCATCGCCGACGGCCCGTCGACGGACCTCGGCGATCTGGCGCTCGGCCGCAACGTGCTCGTCGCCTTCATGCCCTGGAACGGCTACAACTTCGAGGACTCGATCCTTCTCAACGAGCGCATCGTGAAGGAGGACGTGTTCACGTCGATCCATATCGACGAATTCGAGGTGATGGCGCGCGACACGAAGCTCGGCCCTGAAGAAATCACGCGCGATATTCCGAACGTCTCGGAAGAGACGCTGAAGAATCTCGACGAGGCGGGCATCGTCTACATCGGCGCCGAGGTGCAGGCGGGCGACATTCTCGTCGGCAAGATCACGCCGAAGGGCGAAAGCCCGATGACGCCGGAAGAAAAGCTTCTGCGCGCCATCTTCGGCGAGAAGGCCTCCGACGTGCGCGACACGTCGCTGCGCGTGCCGCCGGGCGTTCAGGGCACGATCGTCGAAGTGCGCGTCTTCAACCGCCACGGCGTGGAGAAGGACGAGCGCGCGCAGGCGATCGAGCGCGAGGAGATCGAGCGTCTCGCCAAGGACCGCGACGACGAACTCGCGATCCTCGACCGCAACGTCTATGCGCGTCTCTCCGAGACCCTCATCGGCAAGAAGGCCATCGCCGGCCCCAAGAGCTTCAAGAAGGAGCAGGTGCTGACGCAGGCGATCCTCGACGAATATCCCCGCTCGCAGTGGTGGACCTTCGTCATCGAGGACGACGCGCTGATGTCCTCGATCGAGGCCGTGCGCAAGCAGTACGACGAGTCGAAGAAGGGGCTGGAAAACCGCTTCCTCGACAAGGTCGAGAAGCTGCAGCGCGGCGACGAGCTGCCGCCCGGCGTGATGAAGATGGTCAAGGTCTTCGTCGCGGTGAAGCGCAAGATTCAGCCCGGCGACAAGATGGCCGGCCGTCACGGCAACAAGGGCGTCGTCTCACGCATCGTTCCGCAGGAGGACATGCCCTTCCTCGAGGACGGCACGCCGGTCGACATCGTGCTGAACCCGCTCGGCGTGCCGAGCCGCATGAACGTCGGCCAGATTCTCGAGACGCATCTTGGCTGGGCCTGCGCGGGCCTCGGCAAGCAGGTCGGAAAGGCTGTCGACGCCTATATGAAGTCAAGGGACACGACGCCGATCCGCGCCGCGTTGAAGGACGTCTACGGGCCCGACGAAGAGATCGACAATCTCGACGAAACGACGCTCGTGGAGATCGGCAAGGATCTCAAGCGCGGCGTTCCGATCGCCACGCCGGTCTTCGACGGCGCGCGCGAGAAGGACATTGTCGACATGCTGACCAAGGCGGGGCTCTCCTCGTCGGGTCAGGTGACGCTGTTCGACGGCCGCACGGGCGAGGCCTTCGACCGCAAGGTCACGGTGGGCTACATCTACATGCTGAAGCTCCACCACCTCGTCGACGACAAGATCCACGCCCGCTCGATCGGCCCCTACTCGCTCGTCACCCAGCAGCCGCTGGGCGGCAAGGCGCAGTTCGGCGGCCAGCGTTTCGGCGAAATGGAGGTCTGGGCGCTGGAAGCCTATGGCGCCGCCTACACGCTGCAGGAAATGCTGACCGTGAAGTCGGACGACGTCGCGGGCCGCACCAAGGTCTACGAGTCGATCGTGCGCGGCGACGACACCTTCGAGTCCGGCATTCCGGAGAGCTTCAACGTTCTCATCAAGGAAATGCGGTCCCTGGCGCTCAATGTGGAGCTGACCAACGCCGAACCGCCGGAAGGCCACGAGGAGATAGAGCCGTCGGCGCCGACCGCCGAGGCGGCGGAGTAG
- the rplL gene encoding 50S ribosomal protein L7/L12: MANLEKIVEDLSALTVLEAAELAKMLEEKWGVSAAAAVAVAAAPGAGGAAAPAAEEKTEFNVILASAGDKKIEVIKEVRAITGLGLKEAKDLVEGAPKPLKEGASKEEAEKIKATLEKVGAKIELK, translated from the coding sequence ATGGCTAATCTCGAAAAGATCGTCGAAGACCTCTCGGCTCTCACCGTGCTCGAGGCGGCTGAACTCGCCAAGATGCTCGAAGAGAAGTGGGGCGTCTCCGCCGCCGCCGCGGTGGCTGTCGCCGCCGCTCCGGGCGCTGGCGGCGCCGCTGCTCCGGCCGCCGAAGAGAAGACCGAGTTCAACGTGATCCTGGCTTCGGCCGGCGACAAGAAGATCGAGGTCATCAAGGAGGTCCGCGCGATCACCGGCCTCGGCCTGAAGGAAGCCAAGGACCTGGTCGAAGGCGCCCCGAAGCCGCTGAAGGAAGGCGCTTCGAAGGAAGAGGCCGAGAAGATCAAGGCGACCCTCGAGAAGGTCGGCGCCAAGATCGAGCTCAAGTAA